In Brassica rapa cultivar Chiifu-401-42 chromosome A06, CAAS_Brap_v3.01, whole genome shotgun sequence, a single window of DNA contains:
- the LOC103871305 gene encoding uncharacterized protein LOC103871305: MERSQEELESSNNGGSSPNKIPGSVDEEVENGPLNLALTITPEFLKQIESLLQQQEQDSNSTPPGKTKPMSFPISKITIGEWTLDAVYEQDLKAKIYFARKKIMWECVEDVSTTTGMNRKIEMQWGDVLSLKPWYHPHDQTGILKVELRKPPTFFIETNPQARKHTQWQQLYQDFTRNHSASRNRIHTLHFAPGVLQKNMEKLVSGDRFWSELVKVHFPTLEHLYFYDIGYGNSMNNMHDGNRVPR; this comes from the exons ATGGAGAGATCCCAAGAAGAACTTGAATCTTCCAACAATGGCGGATCATCACCGAACAAGATACCTGGATCTGTTGATGAAGAG GTAGAGAATGGACCTTTAAACTTGGCTCTAACAATCACTCCAGAGTTTCTCAAGCAGATTGAATCACTCCtacaacaacaagaacaagaCTCCAACTCAACTCCTCCTGGAAAAACAAAACCTATGAGTTTTCCAATCTCAAAGATCACAATTGGTGAGTGGACCCTTGACGCAGTCTACGAGCAAGATCTCAAGGCTAAAATCTATTTCGCAAGGAAGAAGATCATGTGGGAGTGTGTCGAAGATGTCTCAACAACAACTGGGATGAATAGGAAGATTGAGATGCAATGGGGTGATGTCTTGTCTCTTAAACCATGGTACCATCCACATGACCAAACCGGAATCCTTAAAGTCGAG TTGAGAAAACCTCCAACGTTCTTCATAGAGACTAATCCACAGGCGAGAAAACACACTCAGTGGCAACAGTTGTATCAAGATTTCACACGTAATCACTCTGCTTCTCGTAAcag GATACATACACTTCATTTTGCTCCTGGAGTTCTGCAGAAGAATATGGAGAAGCTTGTTTCAGGCGATAGGTTTTGGTCAGAACTGGTCAAGGTCCACTTCCCAACTTTGGAACATCTTTACTTCTACGACATTGGCTATGGAAACAGTATGAACAACATGCATGATGGCAACAGAGTTCCACGGTAA